Genomic segment of Mycteria americana isolate JAX WOST 10 ecotype Jacksonville Zoo and Gardens chromosome 9, USCA_MyAme_1.0, whole genome shotgun sequence:
CATAATGTTGGGCCAGGTGACTCCCATCCCTATCATGCAGGTATCAATGAAAGCAGAAGGGTGCAGCACTTGGACCTTTGCCACCTCCTGATGGAGATGGGAGGTTGCGTGCACCATATAAATTCAGGGTTAAAAAGGTTGATTCAAGAGAAATACACCAGAATAGGCTTGTACTGCAGGAAGTCACCCTATCGTTTGGGTGCCAGGGACAGAGAGGTGGCCTTCATCAGATGGAAGGtcaaagaaaaggctgaggttATGCGCTCTAAGTTGGCCTCTGAAGATACCTCTTCCTGCAGTGCTACAGAGGAGGCCAGGACAGATGCTTGCTAGTGAATACCCTTCCCCGTCAGTTTTACAGCCAGTAAAATTTGTCTTTAGCTCCAGGGTAGGGAGGTTGTTGTTTAGTTCATCTTAAACTGCTGCTTTGTTTGTGTGTTCTCTATTTATACAAAAATGCAGGCAACATCACCTCCTCATGCATGTTACAGATGGTTGAAACAACCCCTCCAGTGAGTAGCTACCCCCCGGCAGTCTGGCAGAGGCCCAGGCCCACCATGGCATCCTGGGATGCGTTGGGGCTCCAAGAACAGGACTCAACAAATCTCCTCCTTGCTGTTGCAGATCCCTTTCCAGGGTCTGCATGATGCATGCTGTTGACTGCAAACCTGTTTATTCTCCTTTACCTGTTGCTCCTTTGTCTCCCTTTTCACCTCTGAGTCCTGCAATGCCTGGCATTCCTAAAATGAAAGACAAATCAGTAAGGCCAAAGCCATCACACAAAGGGAGGCCAGAGTAGGAGGTCAGTGAGTTATAGGTTTGAGTAGCGTTGTACCTGGACTACCACTGAGCCCGTGGtcccctttctcccctttctgaCCAGGTTTGCCTTCAAGGCCAGGAATTCCCACAGGTCCACGTTGCCCGTTTGCACCTTGAGGTTGAGCAAAAGCAGCACATGTGAAATCCAATGCAATatatgaaggagaaaaaagaaagatagctCAATCACCAGCCTCTGCACTGTGCAGATTGAGTTGACCCtatgaaggcaaagaaaatgctgGGTCTCTCCGAATTGCAATCCCCCCCTGGCAGTGCTAATCTTAGCGGTGCAGTGAGTGATGGTCTGGAGTGACAGGCTGTATGGATCCAAGTCCTTGCAGACTGTCAGCCTTGAGAGGCAAAAGTGCTTTCCTAAAAGAGCAGCCAATTTCTGCCCTTGCTTGTGTACACGTCAGGAAGGAGGACGTGGCCCCCCATGGAACAGGACACTTCTTTCCATCTCATTCTCCTGCACAGTGAGTGGGGTCCAGATGAGACAGTCAAGGCTGCGGGATGGGTTTGCACAATGTTGGCATGGTTTCTTCATCTAATCATCATCTTCTTTTACCCATGCTGGGGTCTAGCATGGCTGCAGTTTTCCTTGTCATGAAGCACCATCTAAAAGAGATTGGTTTCATACCTCTAGAAGAAACTGCACCTTCTGTACTGCTTACCTGGCTCTCCTTTCTGCCCAGGATGTCCAGGCTCCCCTGGGCTACCTGTAACAACATCCTAGCATCAGTGCTAACGAGGCTTAGCCAAATGCTTCAGCTAGGGCAGCCCTCCACCACGGCACGCAATGTGCTGATGGTGGGTTGCACTGTGTCCTCTGCACTTACCATTGAAACCTGGCAGTCCTGGGACTCCCTGCTGTCCCTGAGGACCTGTGGGTCCACGGGGCCCAGGGTCTCCCTTCTTGCCCgtttctcctttctgtccttgGAGACCTATCAAACAGCACAGCACATgtgtatgaattaaaaaaaaatagattcattGGCTCTGCAGCCAGTGGAGCACCTCCTTCTAGCTGCACCAGTAGCAGAGTTTGGCCTCACACCTGCATTTACCATTCCTACCTCCTGCCATTGTAGGAGGACAGGGCTGGATGGCACCTCAAGAGTCTGTCTGAGCCAcctctggctctgccagagtgtcTGGCCAGATGCTTGTCTGACCTGCTGTTAAAGACTTGCAGTGGTGCCATGACACGTCTCCAGTCTATTCCCCAAACTATCCCTAccacttgttttcttctctagTTAAATATCCCTTATTGCAGTCTGAACCCTTCCCTTCTCCTAGCCACAGTGGAGATGGAGGACAGTGTATTCCACTCCTGTGCTTCCAGGGAATTGCCACATCTCACCTTAGCCTTCTCCTCTCTGAACAGGTGATCAGCATGCTCCAAAAGAGCTGAATTACTTGGAAGTGCCTCATTTAAAGACTGACATCTCCTTCATCTTTCTGCTCCAGAATTAACCCAAAGTCCTTGCCTTTCAGTATTCCTTCTACTTTCACTTTTCTCTTCTGGAGCAATTTGTGCTAATGAGCACACTGGAGCATGTGGGATCTGACGGAAGATCTGAGGAAGCTCTAATCAACCTGTCCAGCTGTCCTTCCTGGTCTGCACCACACaccattctgctttcttttgctgtcctgccttcagcctttcctctctgGGTGCAGCCCATGTGAGACCACTGAGTAGCAGCTATCCAGGAGATTCCAGCTAATGCATGTTACATGGGAAAAGCATGGTGCATAACTCTTCTACTTAAGGTGTGTAAAAGTCAGGCTTATATAAGATAGAAAGCTCTCAGAAATAGGTTTTACTAAAGTGAGGACTAACATCCACATGCTTGTGCATATAaattatattgtattattttataccATGAAAATCCTTCTGCAAACATCGCTGGTTTAATCTGGGATAGGCTGATGATTGAATACCTGTGGCTTTCATTAGACAAAGGTCGCTCTATAAAGAGCCTTCCATGGTGCAGAGTCAATATTTTGCaagtccccttcctccagccctccttTGGGAGCTTTGCTGGAACATGACATGAAACGAAATCCCTTCAGATCAGGCTGAGTGTCCTGTTCATCCAGCTCCCTCGTTGACTGGCAACCCACGCTCAGGGCTGCCTGGATTTTTATGAAATATCTGACCTATGAAGacttcttctggtattttaagtAGAATGAGTTTAAACAGGAATACATGGGAGAATCTGAAAAATGTTGAGATAGTGAAGAAGTCTTACCTGCCAGCCccatctctcctttttctcctcttactcCTGGCTCACCATTTAGGCCAGCAGGACCAGGTTCTCCTTTGCTCCCCTTCGGACCCTGCAGTCCATGTAAGCCTGCAAGGACAACATTACTTTTTTGATGCTTCACTGGGTGTCACGTCTAGTGGACGTCAGCAGCAGGCTACGCAGCTCAGCTGCAGGCATGAGCCAAACTCCGCTCTCCGTCGACTTGAGAgtggtgctggtggcagtggggaaCTGGCCCACCATGACCAGTAcacactgacttttaaaataagatttttttccagcgaagttttgcttttgttcacaTTAGTTTTACACAGGCTTATTTCCTTCAACTCCAATGACATTCCTACTGACTTACACTTGGACTGAGGACAAGATTGCACATAAAATCATCCATAAAGCCACTTTATGTTCATCCACAGAAGTAATTCAGGTGTCAGAAAAGCCTTACCTTGGATTCCTCGGTCTCCCTTTGTCCCTGGTGGTCCCTGTAGCCCTGAGatgtaaaatacatatatcaGCTGACACACATCATCTATTCACAGTAATGGCTAAGAAGAGATGAATTTTTTAATCATCCTTTGTGCATGCGCCTTGGGTCACCACTGAGGCCAGTCTTCAGCTGGCAGGGACCAGCACAACTGCTTGAGTAAAGTCCATGGAGCTCGGCTGAGTGCATGGCTGGGCAGGGGCCAGCTGTCCTCCAGCCAAGCCCAGCTCGTGGGGACCTTGGGGGAGATCTTTCCTCAAAATGTGCTGAACTATTGGGCTCTGATGTATAATAACAGTGCTTGGCGGGAGGTGCTGTTTCAATGTTGTAAGTGCAGTCAGGAAGATAcgaaaacatgattttttaaaaatgtattaattttttttttcttcagaaaagctcATCAATGTAGCCAAGAACTAGGGATGGATGAGATACAGACCTGACCTAACAAGGGTTGCATCTTAGATCACCATCATAGGACCATAGAAACTCTGGTTTCTCTGGACATTGCCTAGTCCAACCTCTGCTCAAAGTAGAGCCAATATTAGATCAGGACTTGCTGCATCCTCACAGTCTGGAGACATTCATCTCCTGCAGTGGGTGTAGTTCTACCCAAAACCCCCAGGTACCCAGGGCAGCAGCTCGTGCATGGCTGCGGAGAGGAACACTTCCACCCAGCTCATTCCTGAGTCTGTGCACTTGTTTCCCCAGGGACAGGGTGGGCAAGGTCCCAAATCTGTCCCTGTTTGTTACACGCACTGTTCAGCTGGGGGCCTATAGAGCAGGGATTGGGAAGGTCTCCTTGACTTCTCCTGGACTGAGTTGGACAGCAGGACTTGCTATGTCTGGGGCAGAAAGTCCAGCTATCCGCTGGTCGTGGGATGCACATAAACCCCTTCACTGGTCCTCTCTTGTCTCACATGGAGATTTGGGACTGTTATTGCAGATAATGACCAGGTACAGTTCCTCCATCACCCCTGAGATTTTCTGGTGGGGTAACAGTGAGGAGGCAGAGCCAAAATGCTCCTCCGTGGTGGTCGCTGACCTCTGCGGGAGCACTCGGGCAAGCTGAGGCTCCCGGGGGATCAGTCAAAAGGTGCAGCAGCTCTCCTCATGGCCAGGGCACTGGGTGTCTGCACATTGGGTAGGATCTGGGTCTAGAGGCTGAAATCCCAAATCCTCACTTCAGGtctcttaggggaaaaaaagagaaagaggaaaagttgCTTACGGCTCATTTACAAACATACCTGGTGGACCAGGATCTCCTTTGTGTCCAGGAGGCcctgaaataaatgtttaatggATATTTTTCAGTAGTCAGCACTCAGTGAGGAACGTACTAGTATGGGCTTGATAGGCTTGAGGTCTGGGCTGAAGACACCACCCTTTTGGAGGGCACCCAGAGCCCAAGTCTACAAGTtatgggaggggagagcagcccGGAGCCACATGTGCAGCTGCAGTGGGATCCAGGGGGGCTGCACAGGGCTGTGCTCCAGCTTCTCCAGGTGTGTCCAGCTCCCCGGCCAGGGTGTCTGGAGCCACTATCCAACCCTGGGCACTGGGGCAGCACTAACTGACAGGAAGACCAATCTTGCCCTAGTTATTTGTTCATCTGGACTAGGTTTTTGGCCCAGCTTTGCCAGCGGTGCAGGGGAACCAGGTCTCCCCACTGTATAGCCAGCACGGAGAGATGGAGCCGTACCTGCAACCAGGGTGATGTTGTTCACCATCATCATCAGGTTTGCATTGCTGCTTTTAATTATGGTGATTTCCTCTTCTAAGCTTCTCCTCCAGTTTTCTTCATGTTCCATGTGCTGATTTGTAGAGTTTCTCTCCAAAAGCAGTTTGCTTCCGAAGGAGCTTTCCAGAATCccttctgtattttgttcttgAAATTTCAATATCTCTCTCTGCATCTTAaacactgaagaaacaaaatgccCATGCAGTGAATATTCCCTGCCCGATCTGGCCGGGAAATGCCTgtacagcagagcagctccttggCACCCGTGGGGTTAAACACCACCACCATTTGACCCAGGGAGGTGGTTTTCATGTGCCTGTCCTTGCTGCAGCCAGGAGTGCAGCCAGGAGtgcttttgcaaatgcaaaacacaTATACAGGGTGGGAGAACGGTTTCCTGCGGTGGCTGCTTTGACTTGTGGTGTGCGGAGGAGCGTCTGTGCTCCCTCAGAGGTTTCCTATCTGCGTGCTCATCCCTGCTCACCCGTGCCCCCGAGAGCACCCAGCAAAGCTGTCTTTTGATGTCAAGCCCGCAGTAAGGCTGCAGCGTTACCTTTGTACGCCAGCAGCCCCTGGCCGGccgtcagcagcagcaggaagatgcCGAGGGCTGCCCGAGCGCAGCATGTGGATGGCTTTCTTTGGCTTCGAGGCTCTAAAAACCAACAGAAGTAGGGTAGACATCCTCTCACATCTCTCCCGCTACAAACTCTGCTCACTTCTAGCCATTTCAGGCTCGGCCACAATAAATTAGCAGTGCTTCCCAGTGACGGGGAGCAGCAAGGTCCCTCTGTGAGGGCCTGCAGGCAAGGCAGGCTGCTTTCCTCTCGCCCGGGCTTTGCACTGCAATTCACTTGGCTGTCTTTTCCTTAGCCCATTTAACCAGCCCACTTCCACCAAGACTTAATCCAGCCTATAACAGTATGCATGTGGTAGTTCTCCCCTTTCTGCATCAATAAACTCCCTGTTTCCATCACTTTCAGTTGTCCCAAGCTGCCATTCAAAGAGGGTTGCTCAAAGCACGTGCACTCTCCATCCAGAGTGCCACATACATGTGATTCCAAGTGATGCATGTATGcattgaaacaaatgaaaaattagtaaTAAGCTGAACTgcagaacaaatgaaaacaagtcgcaacatttaaaataaatcgTCACCAGTAAGTGTAAAAGAAATAACTGCTTTGTTGAATTTTGGCCTTTAGggagaaaaaagtctttcaaaagcattaataACTACTTCAGACATTCAGTAAGTTACCCTTAATTGAgtttttttcaaagtaatgtaATCAGGAGTTTAAAGTCTTAGTTTTAAAAGAGTACAATGATTTAATTAGTTTTACAATAGAATGGTTTAGTCAGCAATGAAGTATTTATATTCAGCTAAAAATTCAtaaacttactttttttattGGATCTGATGATTTCAGTATCTTAACTATTAAGACATGAAAGTTTTACTCAGTGAAATTAGGCATTGtctaaaacaggaaaagaactaTTTTCTTCTGATGCTCAGCATTGGCTTTTGGCTAGAAAGGACATTTTCACataattctctttttaaatggCGGTTAATTTACTAGCAAAATCACTGTAAAAAGCATTTAATATGcagtataaataaaatatttcatttttatgtgctgCTTTCTTCATAGACTGGATAAAATCCATATCAAtccatttaataaaaagaaaccttACCACTTATCTGGAAGGTTGTGGTAGCAGCTGAGGCAAACCCAATCTTGTCTGAAATACTGCAAGTGTTCATATCACTCGAATTTCCATCTTCCCCGTATCTGTCTTTAATTTTCATGACAAATTTCTTGTGGCTAACCTAAAGCCTTGTCAGATTATGGACAATAAAGAACTGAAGGGACTGCCTATCTGCTTCCTGATTTGATATGCTTTCTGATATGCTTTTCCTATCTGCTCAGTTTTTATAGACTTGTGAGAACTCTGATGTGGTAATTTGAACAGTTCCTCAAAAAATCCCACAGCTAAGATGTTCAGCTGCTCTTGTGTGCTCACTTGGTGACACCGTGTCCGCAGAGCCTCGGGCAGGATCCTGCACGAGGTTCAATCCTGAGTTATTCAACATCTCTGCACTTTACCGGGGCTGGCCGTGAGGTGGCCATTTTGCTTCTAATACAAGTAAACCTCCTCATGTAGCCAAGAAGGTCCCAGGCTCAACATTAGCTTGGAGATCTGTCCCCTGGAAAGGGAGATGAAGCACTGCATGGTAGTAAAAAACACAGTAATTTGCACCAAGATGACGACTTAATGATGGTGCATGACTGAAGTGCAAGGAGGGAAAGAATCAGGAGGAGCTGTAAAGACAAGTGAATgatggtgggatgggggatgTTGAAGCCCAAATGGGTTTGACATGTAACGGAGAAGGGACACTTGCAGCCTCCTTGCCGAGGCTCTatccagcccctgctccctccctgacCCGTTTTCCGCACCCACGGGCACAATTCCTACCACCTCACCACTTCTTTGCTCACGTCCTGTAAAACTCACCCCTCGACCTTGCTGTGGCATTTGGCATTTTGGCATCTCCATTTGTGCTGGGGTTGATTTTTGATTTTGCAAAGTGAAGCAACTCACCCAAGCCCTCAGGCGGGAGCCGTCCGTAGGCGCCGGGCAGAGCCCTCCACACCCACGCTGCCACCACCACGTGCTGCCCTCTCCGAGGTGCAGGGCAGTCCCCATCACACGGTCTCCTCCTGGGCTGCGGGTCCCTGCTCATCTGTGGGGCTGCTGGGTCCTCGCCGCTTTGCGTGGCCATGGAAGAAAGTGTGGCGTAAGCTTCAGGTAGATGTGAGCTGGAAATCCACACCCTGATGGCCCAGTGCAGAATGAAGCCCTCTGTTCTGCGCCTGACATGTAGATCTCTTAAAGGCTTAAACCAAAAATATGTGGGGATTTTTATATCCACTTCGTCATTCTCCTTTCAAATGTGATTGTGCAGCTGTGACCTGGTTTGGCACCAGCACGGAGGAAGAGTCCTCCTCCATTATCATATATTCTGCTATACACTGCGTAGGAATTGGGATAATTTGCTACGTTGCGAAGGGCTCAGATATTGCGAAAGGCTCAGATATTGAATTAGGGTGGCTCGAGAGGTTACCACCGATCAGCTGAGCCATAGTAACTACCTGTGCATGCTCTCCCTTCGTGGCATCGCCTCCCCGCTCGGGTAAGGGCTCATATCCAGCCCATTTCTAATGGTTTGGATGGTTCAGCTGACCACTCTGTGCAAGCCTGAAGCCATCTACTCTTGCTGGGCCAGGTGATGAGCTGGCCATGACTGCACTTGTGTTGCCAAGTGGATGTTTGTAGGGATGGATGTGATTCAGGTGCACGCACAGAGCAGATTTACGACAGACTTTTAACAACACTTCTAGGCGAATCCATTTTACttcaaaagtattaaaaagaagatggcagctgcagttttcaaaagCCCTTCTAAAAGGCAAATGGTGCAATGAGATCTTTGTGCCCTCCTTCCCTGAGAAAGAAGTTCAGGAGTGTTTTCCCACCTCTCATGGTCATGCTGTGGCCATGCCTTTCTCAATGGCCCAGGTGGCATGGGTGCAAAAGCAGGGGCAGACACCCTCGATTTTGACAGTCCTGATCCGCACTGCTCCAGGGTTCAAAGTCCAATTCTCCACTTAGCTATTTTGGGAAGGTGCATAGCAAAGTGATGATCCCACCCAACTTTGCCCTCCAGGTGTGATTGCCTACCCAGCTGGTCACACTTAATTCTCCCCTTATTTCTAGTTGATGTAGCCCCACGCAGCTCTCTGTGCTGCCACATTCCCATCAGTCAGCAGAGCGCCTGGCTGCCTGGGAGCGTCGTGGTGTGTTTGCATCTGGATGTCAGCCTCTGCAAGCAGGCGGCAGATTTCCCTGTGCATGTGGCGCTGGGGGTTTCGGCCATGCCACGGACGTCAGAGATCATGTACCAACACGCTCACTCAGCCTTTTTGTGCACTCACTGCCGCTGCTCCCACCCTGCTTTCTGCTGTCTTTCATTTCTCACTGCACCATCACTGACTGCAGCAATAGATCGACTCTGATTGTGCAATCGGGGTTactaaatcagaaaagaaaaaaagaaaagaaactgctgaTTCAGTGCAGTCTCCTTAGGTTGAGGGTTTGCTGAAACAATGGGATTATTAATAGAATAGCAGTTTCCAGCACATTATGGGGCACGTCTGCTGGGCCATCAGCCTTACCCTCTAGGCTCTCTGGTAAGAAGTGCTggcccctctccctcctgctgctcttcctgcctcCCCTGAAATGCTCTGCCAGCATCTCGGGGAAAAGCTTGAAGTCCTCTGGCTCATCCCAGCCCTTCCGTTCCCATGCTCTGACGTTGGTGGCTCGTGACAGGCAGAAGGTCCTCCTCATGCTTTCATTGCAAAGGTGCACCCCATCTGAACCAAGTTTTATAAACAGACCACAGCCACCTCAAAGTCACAGGCTGTGGGTAACTGCTGatggagggaaagggaaatttCTGGTCCCTGGCCATCCCTGCTACCTTTCTTATCTCCTTTCACTGCTATTGTCAGCTGCAGGCATTTGCCACCACCAAAAACTCATGGCAGAGCAAAGAGACGTTAACACCAAACTCCAACCTGGCATTAGCTAAACACAGTGCTTCCCAGTAGTGATACTGCCAGGGAGCTTGAACAGATGTTAGCTTCCTCAGGATAAGCATTTATCCTAAAACAActaaatttgtgggtttttaaagttttttttcccaggtgAGAAGATATCCTAGCTCAGAGGTGTTTCTCCATTTATCTACAATATGGTAATTTTTCCAAACTCATCTATTTGATTGTACACTGTCTTAGGCACAAATGGGCAGAATTCAGGGGGCTTTGGTGCCCCTCCAGGGTCGGGGAAGAGGTGACGGCACAAACAGGCCCCATGTCGGGTAAGCCAGGGCAGCAACCTCCACCATTTCTGCCATCCCCTCTAGACTGAAGTGAGAGTGGCAGCCAGAAGGGGTGACAGTCTACCCCTTACACCTGCACTCATGTATCTGCAGATGggtttcaaaaaaac
This window contains:
- the MARCO gene encoding macrophage receptor MARCO; the protein is MKIKDRYGEDGNSSDMNTCSISDKIGFASAATTTFQISEPRSQRKPSTCCARAALGIFLLLLTAGQGLLAYKVFKMQREILKFQEQNTEGILESSFGSKLLLERNSTNQHMEHEENWRRSLEEEITIIKSSNANLMMMVNNITLVAGPPGHKGDPGPPGLQGPPGTKGDRGIQGLHGLQGPKGSKGEPGPAGLNGEPGVRGEKGEMGLAGLQGQKGETGKKGDPGPRGPTGPQGQQGVPGLPGFNGNPGEPGHPGQKGEPGANGQRGPVGIPGLEGKPGQKGEKGDHGLSGSPGMPGIAGLRGEKGDKGATGLPGQKGTKGDQGPPGSPGLTGQKGSKGDYGSQGPKGEPGVKGAKGDRGFSGFPGMKGSKGEKGEGNLNAFIRIAEGGRKGRVEIFHEGSWGTICDDDWGTQDATVVCRMLGYNRAVSAFTATAGSGQIWLDNVNCSGNERSIFECPKLAWGVNNCSHSEDAGVECI